The region TCACGACCTCGGTTCTTTCCGGAGTGAAAATCACGATCGTCAACATCTCGGGTAGGGCGTTTCTCGACGCCATCGATTGCCCATTTCAGGCCATCGACAGTATCCTCGCCAAAATCAATGATTCTCGCCGCATCTGCATAGTGGATTTTCACGCGGAGGCGACGGCGGAGAAGCTGGCGATGGCTTGGTATCTTGACGGGCGCGTTAGCGCGCTGCTCGGCACGCACACGCACGTTCAGACGGCTGACGAGCGCGTCCTGCCGCAGGGCACCGCTTACATAACTGACGTCGGGATGACCGGCGCCTTCGACGGCGTCATCGGCTTTAGGCCGGAGGATTCGATCTTTCGATTTAAGACGGGCGTGTCTCGCTCGCTTCAGGTGGCCAAACAAAACAAGGGAATCAACGCGGTAGTCCTATCCATAGACGAGGCGACAGGGAGGGCGATTTCGATAGAGAGATACTCATCCAAAGAGCAAGGGGAATGAGAGATGCGCTTAGTTCACGTGGTGTGCGGGGTCCTTATTATAGCGATGTGCGGCGTCGCTTTGGCGGACCATGCGACTGAAGGTTCTGAAAAGGACCTGTTCTCACGGTGGGACGCGGTTGACCTCCAGTACTCGGTCTCCTTCAGCGATTATCACGCGAGCCGCGTTCGGTATGACACGGAGATTGGCTCTGTCCTGTCGTTTCCTTGCCCACTTGAGCAGAGCCGCGAGGGTCGCGTGGCGATCGTTGTCAACAGCAATCTCTACCCGCAGATCGAGGACCAGCTGGTCGTTTGGGCCTTGGACATCAACGCTGACGGCTTTGACGTGCAGCTTGTGGATGCGACGTTCGAAACAGTTCAGGACCTTAGGGCCGCGCTGGCTTCAGCGTGGCAAAGCGATGATGGCCTTGTGGGCTGCATATTGGTCGGCGACTTCCCAGTCCCATGGTACGCAATACTGGATGATGGTGAGGTAGTCGATGATTTCCCGTGCGACCTCTATTTCGAGGACCTCGACGGCGAGTTCATCGATTCTGATAGAGACGGGATGTTTGATGAGCATGTGAACGGGACCGGAGACACAGAGCCCGACATCTGGCTGGGGCGGCTTTTGGCCTCGCCCATGTCCGGAGACGAGGCGGAGCTCGTTCGTCGGTATCTTGAGCGAAACCACAGCTACCGCGTGGGCGAGATTGAGGCGCATCATCGCGCGCTTCTTTTTATCGACAAGGACTGGACCGACCTTGCAGGCTACTGGGAGGATGCGGTCTCATGGCTTTACGATGATGTTACGGTAATTACGGACGATGACAAGACGAACGCGGAGGAATACTCGAGGCGGCTTCGCGATGGTTACGAGTGGGTCGATGTGATGGTGCACTCTGGGCCGGATGCTCATTACTTCTCCTATGAAGACGTCTATTCTATGCTCTACAGCTCTGACCTTCAGGCCGCGACGATCAACTCGCTTTTCTTCGTACCATTCGCGTGTTCCAACTCACGCTACGTGGAGCCGGATTACATGGGCGGGTGGTATGTTTTTGGTGAGCATTCGCTTGGGTTATGCGTGATTGGCAGCACCAAGACAGGGTCGCTTTACTACGGCCAAGAGATGTACAAGAAGCTCTCAGAGGGCGAGTGCGTAGGTGAGGGCTTCAGGTCATGGTTTGCGGGTGTTGCGCCATACAGTGCGGACAACGTTAGCTGGTT is a window of bacterium DNA encoding:
- a CDS encoding TIGR00282 family metallophosphoesterase yields the protein MRVFFVGDIVGKSGRTVLKRQLDQLLQDLTIDVCIANVENAAGGFGLTPDVAQEIFAAGVDVMTSGNHIWDKKEVFDYFEQEPRLLRPANYIDELPGRGVFTTSVLSGVKITIVNISGRAFLDAIDCPFQAIDSILAKINDSRRICIVDFHAEATAEKLAMAWYLDGRVSALLGTHTHVQTADERVLPQGTAYITDVGMTGAFDGVIGFRPEDSIFRFKTGVSRSLQVAKQNKGINAVVLSIDEATGRAISIERYSSKEQGE
- a CDS encoding C25 family cysteine peptidase, coding for MRLVHVVCGVLIIAMCGVALADHATEGSEKDLFSRWDAVDLQYSVSFSDYHASRVRYDTEIGSVLSFPCPLEQSREGRVAIVVNSNLYPQIEDQLVVWALDINADGFDVQLVDATFETVQDLRAALASAWQSDDGLVGCILVGDFPVPWYAILDDGEVVDDFPCDLYFEDLDGEFIDSDRDGMFDEHVNGTGDTEPDIWLGRLLASPMSGDEAELVRRYLERNHSYRVGEIEAHHRALLFIDKDWTDLAGYWEDAVSWLYDDVTVITDDDKTNAEEYSRRLRDGYEWVDVMVHSGPDAHYFSYEDVYSMLYSSDLQAATINSLFFVPFACSNSRYVEPDYMGGWYVFGEHSLGLCVIGSTKTGSLYYGQEMYKKLSEGECVGEGFRSWFAGVAPYSADNVSWFYGLTVLGDPTLRPRDTAPPPAPTWFRSKESDDATGVVLSWEAPDSEDLAGFKLYYDTEEVYPPFDGQGLPQGDSPIDVGFATSFSIKYADMGQFDTMAWAVTSYDLRGNESDYSEGLDTAGDPALNPPHVSWVFWDPDSQVSYENGGYVMLRAYVEDDEDSAGSLDVELLVDGQLTGIALRDDGTNGDSGAGDSFYSRAFEIPKAALPSGRYLISIVATDSDGNRSNEWPYLTVSEPGGTGEARAGRRPPIAKLPNNCAEAVSGGGDVRPIIVSSAVDCSDYFGKQYVSISMMVCHPVSKQKVDQLELLYNQQPTGIFFDRYPAYDSRTEAYFWAWFYASDYGLTPGEYLVEALATDTDGNASDMFPYFWVK